In Enterobacter cloacae, the following are encoded in one genomic region:
- a CDS encoding formate dehydrogenase cytochrome b556 subunit encodes MSKRIMIQRTTFIDRACHWTVVICFFLVALSGIALFFPTLQWLTETFGTPQMGRILHPFFGVLIFFALMFMFVRFVHHNIPDKQDIPWVKGIVEVLKGNEHKVADVGKYNAGQKMMFWSIMSMIFVLLATGVIIWRPYFAHHFPVKMVRWSLLIHATAAIILIHAILIHVYMAFWVKGSIKGMIEGKVSRRWAKKHHPRWYREVEAKEKGLE; translated from the coding sequence ATGAGTAAACGTATCATGATCCAGCGCACGACGTTTATCGACCGTGCCTGCCACTGGACGGTGGTGATCTGCTTCTTTCTGGTTGCCCTCTCCGGTATTGCGCTCTTTTTCCCGACGCTGCAATGGCTAACCGAAACCTTCGGCACGCCGCAGATGGGGCGTATTCTGCATCCTTTTTTTGGCGTGCTGATCTTCTTTGCGCTGATGTTTATGTTTGTGCGTTTCGTACATCACAACATCCCGGATAAACAGGATATTCCCTGGGTGAAGGGGATTGTTGAGGTGCTGAAAGGCAATGAGCATAAGGTGGCGGATGTTGGTAAGTACAATGCCGGGCAGAAAATGATGTTCTGGAGCATCATGAGTATGATCTTCGTGTTGCTGGCGACCGGGGTGATTATCTGGCGGCCTTATTTTGCCCACCATTTCCCAGTGAAGATGGTGCGCTGGAGCTTACTGATCCACGCAACCGCCGCCATCATTCTGATCCACGCCATCCTTATTCATGTGTATATGGCGTTTTGGGTAAAAGGATCGATCAAGGGAATGATTGAAGGTAAGGTCAGCCGTCGCTGGGCGAAGAAACACCATCCGCGCTGGTATCGCGAGGTGGAAGCAAAAGAGAAGGGGCTGGAGTAG
- the fdnH gene encoding formate dehydrogenase subunit beta: MSMQSQDIIKRSATNGLTPPPRARDFKAEVAKLIDVSICIGCKGCQVACSEWNDIRDEVGYCEGVYDNPMDLSAKSWTVMRFSETTQNDKLEWLIRKDGCMHCAEPGCLKACPSAGAIIQYANGIVDFQSEHCIGCGYCIAGCPFNIPRLNPDDNRVYKCTLCVDRVSVGQEPACVKTCPTGAIHFGTKKEMLELGESRVVQLKKRGYGQAGVYNPQGVGGTHVMYVLHHADQPELYHNLPAEPKIDVPVNLWKGVLKPLSAAGFIATFAGLVYHYIGVGPNKETDDDEEENDHE, from the coding sequence ATGTCCATGCAATCACAAGATATTATCAAACGCTCGGCAACCAACGGTCTGACGCCTCCGCCGCGGGCTCGCGATTTCAAAGCGGAAGTGGCAAAGCTCATCGATGTGTCCATCTGCATTGGTTGTAAGGGGTGTCAGGTGGCCTGTTCGGAATGGAACGATATCCGCGATGAGGTGGGTTACTGCGAGGGGGTCTATGATAACCCGATGGATTTGAGCGCCAAATCCTGGACGGTAATGCGCTTTAGCGAAACCACGCAAAACGACAAACTGGAGTGGTTGATCCGCAAGGACGGCTGTATGCACTGTGCCGAACCGGGTTGTCTGAAAGCCTGTCCGTCTGCGGGGGCAATTATTCAGTATGCCAACGGGATTGTCGATTTCCAGTCGGAACACTGTATTGGCTGCGGCTACTGCATCGCGGGCTGTCCATTCAATATTCCGCGTCTTAATCCGGATGATAACCGCGTCTACAAATGCACCCTTTGTGTCGACCGGGTCAGCGTCGGGCAGGAGCCTGCCTGCGTTAAAACTTGTCCGACGGGGGCTATTCATTTCGGTACCAAAAAAGAGATGCTGGAGCTGGGCGAATCCCGCGTGGTGCAGTTGAAAAAACGCGGTTATGGTCAGGCGGGGGTCTATAACCCGCAGGGTGTGGGCGGGACTCACGTGATGTATGTGCTGCACCACGCCGACCAGCCTGAGCTGTATCACAACCTGCCAGCTGAACCGAAAATTGATGTGCCGGTTAATCTGTGGAAAGGAGTACTCAAACCGCTTTCTGCCGCTGGTTTTATCGCTACTTTTGCCGGGCTGGTTTATCACTACATCGGTGTGGGGCCAAACAAGGAGACGGATGACGACGAAGAGGAGAACGACCATGAGTAA
- the fdnG gene encoding formate dehydrogenase, nitrate-inducible, major subunit, whose product MELSRRQFFKICAGGMAGTTVASLGFLSSFSAQAETRQYKLLKAKETRNNCTYCSVGCGMIMYSLGDTAKNVRESIYHVEGDPDHPVSRGSLCPKGAGVLDYIHSDNRLLYPEYRAPGSDKWQRISWDDAIERIARLMKTDRDANFIEKNAQGLTVNRWSTTGMLCSSAASNETGILDGKFTRALGMVAIDCQARLCHGPTVAALAPTFGRGAMTNNWVDIKNANVVLVMGGNAAEAHPVGFKWVVEAQTKNDATVVVVDPRFNRSAAVADLYAPIRAGSDTAFLLGVIRYLIAHDTVQHDYVRAYTNASLLIREDYTFHDGLFSGYDASKRQYDKSSWFYQLDAQGNARRDETLSDPRCVWNLLKTHVDRYTPEMVNRLCGTSVADFTRICEILASTSVPDRTATILYALGWTHHSAGAQIIRAAGMLQLLLGNIGMAGGGVNALRGHSNIQGYTDLGLLSTNLPGYMPLPSEKQPDYQTYISQITPPSLGLNEVNYWQNTPKFFVSMMKSFWGDRATAENNWGYDWLPKWDRLYDVMTQAELMLEGKINGYIVQGFNPLAAFPDKNKSSRALAKLKYMVIIDPLVTESSTFWQHHGEMNDVNPADIQTEVFRLPSSCFAEEDGSIANSGRWLQWHWAAAEPPGEAMHDGKILGRLFTRLRELYQQEGGANPEPVLSMSWAYKNPRDPHPEEIAREANGVALVDLFDDEGQPIAKKGQQLSSFAQLRDDGSTSSFCWVYCGSWTEQGNQMANRDNSDPYGLGCTPGWAWSWPANRRILYNRASADPQGKPWDAERALLHWDGKKWSGMDVADYNASAPGSNVGPFIMNPEGVARLFSIDKMNDGPFPEHYEPIESPIGTNPLHPDVISSPVARVFKDDIANMGKADAFPYVATTYSITELFRHWTKHARLNAIAQPDQFIEIGESLAHEKGITAGDTVKVTSKRGFIKAKAVVTKRLQTLTIDGRKVNTIGIPCHWGFEGATRKGFLANTLTPSVGDANSQTPEYKAFLVNIEKA is encoded by the coding sequence ATGGAGCTTAGCCGGAGGCAGTTCTTCAAGATCTGCGCGGGGGGTATGGCAGGAACAACTGTCGCATCACTCGGATTTTTATCATCGTTTTCTGCACAGGCAGAAACACGTCAATACAAACTTTTAAAAGCAAAAGAGACGCGTAATAACTGTACCTATTGTTCAGTAGGTTGCGGCATGATCATGTACAGCCTCGGCGATACCGCCAAAAACGTCAGGGAAAGTATTTATCACGTTGAAGGGGATCCTGATCATCCGGTGAGCCGCGGTTCGTTGTGTCCAAAAGGGGCCGGGGTACTGGACTATATTCATAGCGATAACCGTCTGCTTTACCCTGAATACCGTGCGCCGGGTTCGGATAAATGGCAGCGTATTTCCTGGGATGATGCAATCGAGCGCATCGCCCGGCTGATGAAGACGGATCGCGATGCGAATTTTATTGAGAAAAATGCCCAGGGGCTGACGGTCAACCGCTGGAGCACCACCGGGATGCTTTGCTCATCGGCAGCGAGTAACGAAACTGGGATCCTCGACGGTAAGTTCACCCGCGCACTGGGGATGGTCGCCATCGACTGTCAGGCGCGTTTGTGTCATGGGCCAACCGTGGCGGCACTGGCACCAACCTTTGGTCGCGGTGCGATGACCAACAACTGGGTGGATATCAAAAACGCCAATGTGGTGTTGGTGATGGGCGGAAACGCCGCTGAAGCGCACCCGGTAGGTTTTAAGTGGGTCGTTGAAGCACAAACAAAAAACGATGCCACGGTGGTGGTGGTCGATCCGCGCTTCAACCGCAGTGCTGCTGTCGCCGACCTTTACGCCCCAATCCGTGCAGGTTCAGACACCGCCTTTCTGCTGGGGGTTATCCGCTATCTGATTGCGCACGATACCGTTCAGCACGACTATGTCCGCGCTTATACGAATGCCAGCCTGCTGATCCGCGAGGATTATACTTTTCACGACGGGTTGTTCAGTGGATATGACGCGAGCAAGCGCCAGTATGATAAATCGAGCTGGTTCTATCAGCTGGACGCGCAGGGGAATGCCCGGCGTGATGAAACGCTCAGCGATCCCCGTTGCGTCTGGAACTTGCTGAAAACACACGTTGACCGCTACACGCCGGAAATGGTCAACCGTCTGTGCGGCACTTCTGTTGCTGACTTCACCCGCATCTGTGAGATCCTCGCCAGTACCAGCGTACCGGATCGCACTGCAACCATCCTCTATGCACTGGGCTGGACGCACCACTCTGCCGGGGCGCAGATTATTCGTGCGGCGGGCATGTTACAGCTGTTGCTCGGCAATATTGGTATGGCGGGTGGTGGCGTGAATGCCCTGCGCGGACACTCCAATATTCAGGGCTATACCGATCTCGGTTTGCTCTCAACTAACCTTCCGGGATACATGCCGCTGCCGTCGGAAAAACAGCCGGACTATCAGACCTATATTTCCCAGATTACGCCCCCATCGTTAGGCCTTAACGAAGTGAACTACTGGCAAAACACGCCGAAGTTCTTCGTCAGCATGATGAAAAGCTTCTGGGGCGATCGCGCAACGGCTGAAAATAACTGGGGCTATGACTGGCTGCCGAAGTGGGATCGTCTCTACGACGTGATGACCCAGGCAGAACTGATGCTGGAAGGCAAAATCAACGGTTATATCGTACAGGGCTTTAACCCGCTGGCGGCATTCCCGGATAAGAACAAATCTTCCCGCGCGCTGGCAAAGCTGAAATACATGGTGATTATTGATCCGCTGGTCACCGAGTCATCAACCTTCTGGCAGCATCACGGGGAGATGAACGACGTCAACCCCGCGGATATCCAGACCGAAGTTTTCCGTCTGCCGTCGTCGTGCTTCGCGGAGGAAGATGGCTCAATCGCCAACTCAGGCCGTTGGCTACAGTGGCACTGGGCTGCAGCTGAGCCACCAGGCGAAGCGATGCATGATGGCAAAATTCTGGGCCGCCTGTTTACGCGTCTGCGTGAACTGTACCAGCAGGAAGGCGGGGCGAACCCGGAACCGGTGCTGAGTATGTCCTGGGCGTATAAGAATCCGCGCGATCCGCATCCTGAAGAGATTGCCCGTGAGGCCAACGGTGTCGCGCTGGTGGATCTGTTTGATGATGAAGGTCAGCCAATCGCGAAGAAGGGTCAGCAGCTCAGCAGCTTTGCCCAGCTGCGTGATGACGGTTCAACCAGCAGCTTCTGCTGGGTTTACTGCGGTAGTTGGACGGAGCAGGGTAACCAGATGGCGAATCGTGATAACAGCGATCCGTACGGGCTGGGCTGCACGCCGGGCTGGGCATGGTCGTGGCCAGCTAACCGTCGCATTCTCTATAACCGCGCGTCGGCCGACCCTCAGGGAAAACCGTGGGATGCAGAGCGTGCCTTATTGCACTGGGACGGCAAAAAGTGGTCCGGAATGGATGTGGCGGATTACAACGCCTCTGCACCGGGCAGCAATGTCGGGCCATTTATCATGAACCCGGAGGGCGTAGCGCGGCTCTTCTCCATCGACAAAATGAACGATGGACCGTTCCCGGAACACTACGAACCGATTGAATCACCGATTGGAACAAACCCGTTGCACCCGGATGTTATCTCCAGCCCGGTAGCCCGCGTGTTTAAAGACGATATTGCCAATATGGGCAAAGCAGATGCGTTTCCCTATGTTGCGACAACCTATTCGATTACCGAGCTGTTTCGCCACTGGACCAAGCATGCACGACTTAACGCCATCGCCCAGCCGGATCAGTTTATCGAGATCGGGGAGAGTCTGGCACATGAGAAAGGCATTACGGCAGGAGATACGGTGAAGGTGACCTCGAAACGTGGTTTTATCAAAGCCAAAGCGGTGGTGACCAAACGCCTGCAAACCTTGACCATTGATGGCCGCAAGGTCAACACCATTGGTATTCCGTGTCACTGGGGCTTTGAAGGTGCAACCCGCAAAGGCTTCCTTGCCAATACGCTGACGCCATCGGTGGGTGACGCTAACTCACAAACGCCAGAGTACAAGGCGTTCTTAGTCAACATTGAGAAGGCGTAA
- the menI gene encoding 1,4-dihydroxy-2-naphthoyl-CoA hydrolase: protein MIWKRAVTLQALNAMSEGNMVGLLDIQFTRIGENELEATMPVDSRTHQPFGLLHGGASVVLAETLGSVAGYLCTEGEQNVVGLEVNANHIRSVRSGRVRGICRALHAGRRHQVWQIDILDEQERLCCSSRLTTAVV from the coding sequence ATGATCTGGAAACGAGCTGTGACGCTACAGGCACTGAATGCCATGAGCGAAGGTAATATGGTGGGTTTGCTGGATATCCAGTTTACCCGCATTGGTGAGAATGAGCTGGAAGCCACCATGCCGGTCGATAGCCGTACCCATCAACCGTTTGGCTTACTGCACGGTGGCGCGTCCGTCGTGCTGGCCGAAACGCTGGGGTCGGTGGCAGGGTATCTCTGCACCGAAGGCGAGCAAAACGTTGTCGGACTGGAAGTTAATGCTAACCATATTCGTTCCGTGCGCAGTGGGCGAGTGCGGGGGATCTGCCGCGCCCTCCACGCCGGGAGACGTCATCAGGTGTGGCAGATAGACATTCTCGATGAGCAGGAACGTCTGTGCTGTTCGTCGCGCCTGACGACGGCGGTTGTGTAA
- the ydiJ gene encoding membrane protein — MIPQISQAPGVVQLVLNFLQALEQQGFTGDTATNYADRLTMATDNSIYQLLPDAVVFPRSTADVALVARLAAQERFTSLIFTPRGGGTGTNGQALNQGIIIDMSRYMNRIIEINPEEGWVRVEAGVIKDQLNQYLKPYGYFFAPELSTSNRATIGGMINTDASGQGSLVYGKTSDHVMGVRAVLMGGDILDTQPMPVELAETLGKENTTSGRIYRTVLERCRDNRQLILDKFPKLNRFLTGYDLRHVFNDDLSQFDLTRVLTGSEGTLAFITEARLDITRLPKVRRLVNVKYNSFDSALRNAPFMVEARALSVETVDSKVLNLAREDIVWHSVSELITDVPDKEMLGLNIVEFAGDDAELIESQVTMLCQRLDELIARGEGGVIGWQLCNDLSGIERIYAMRKKAVGLLGNAKGAAKPIPFAEDTCVPPEHLADYIVEFRALLDSHGLSYGMFGHVDAGVLHVRPALDMCDPQQEMLMKAISDDVVALTAKYGGLLWGEHGKGFRAEYSPAFFGEQLYGELRKVKAVFDPDNRLNPGKICPPEGVDAPMLRVDSVKRGTWDRQIPVAVRTSWRGAMECNGNGLCFNFDVKSPMCPSMKMTSNRIHSPKGRATLVREWLRLLADRGVDPLKLEQELPEKGASLRSLIERTRNSWHASKGEYDFSHEVKEAMSGCLACKACSTQCPIKIDVPEFRSRFLQLYHTRYLRPMRDHLVATVESYAPLMARAPKTFNFFINQPLVRKLSEKHIGMVDLPLLSTPSLQRQLVGHRSANMTLEQLEALSPEQKARVVLVVQDPFTSYYDAQVVADFVRLAEKLDYQPVVLPFSPNGKAQHIKGFLTRFAKTARKTADFLNRVAQLGMPMVGVDPALVLCYRDEYKQTLGEKRGDFHVMLVHEWLPAALQGMTTADVRGESWYLFGHCTEVTALPGAPAQWASIFARFGAKLENVSVGCCGMAGTYGHEVKNHATSLGIYELSWHQAMQRLPRNRCLATGYSCRSQVKRVEGNGVRHPLQALLEIIG; from the coding sequence ATGATCCCACAGATTTCCCAGGCACCCGGCGTCGTTCAGCTGGTGCTTAATTTTTTGCAGGCACTGGAGCAACAGGGTTTTACAGGTGATACCGCCACCAATTATGCCGACAGGCTGACGATGGCGACCGATAACAGTATCTACCAGCTACTTCCCGATGCCGTCGTTTTCCCACGCTCAACGGCTGATGTCGCGCTGGTAGCCCGTCTGGCGGCGCAAGAACGATTTACGTCTCTGATATTTACCCCACGCGGCGGCGGTACTGGCACCAATGGCCAGGCACTGAACCAGGGCATCATCATCGATATGTCCCGCTATATGAACCGCATCATTGAGATCAACCCTGAAGAGGGGTGGGTGCGCGTTGAAGCGGGGGTCATTAAAGATCAGCTCAACCAATACCTGAAACCCTACGGCTACTTTTTCGCCCCGGAGCTGTCCACAAGCAACCGCGCCACAATTGGCGGGATGATCAACACCGATGCTTCCGGTCAGGGTTCCCTGGTCTACGGTAAAACCTCCGATCACGTCATGGGCGTTCGCGCGGTACTGATGGGGGGCGATATCCTTGATACCCAGCCGATGCCGGTTGAGCTGGCGGAAACGTTGGGCAAAGAGAACACCACGAGCGGGCGAATTTATCGCACCGTACTGGAACGCTGTCGCGATAACCGCCAGCTGATCCTCGATAAATTCCCAAAACTGAACCGCTTCTTAACAGGTTACGACCTGCGTCATGTTTTTAATGATGATTTGAGCCAGTTTGATTTGACCCGCGTGCTGACCGGATCCGAAGGGACGCTGGCGTTTATCACCGAGGCGCGTCTGGATATCACCCGCTTGCCGAAGGTGCGCCGCCTGGTGAACGTCAAATACAACTCTTTCGACTCCGCACTGCGCAATGCGCCGTTTATGGTGGAGGCGCGGGCGTTGTCGGTGGAAACCGTCGACTCCAAAGTGCTGAATCTGGCCCGGGAAGATATCGTCTGGCACTCCGTGAGCGAGCTGATCACCGATGTGCCGGATAAAGAGATGCTCGGCCTGAATATTGTTGAATTTGCGGGTGATGATGCCGAACTGATCGAAAGTCAGGTGACGATGCTTTGTCAGAGGCTGGACGAGCTCATCGCCCGGGGCGAGGGCGGGGTGATTGGCTGGCAGCTCTGTAACGATCTCTCCGGCATTGAACGTATCTACGCGATGCGTAAAAAAGCGGTGGGGCTGCTTGGCAACGCCAAAGGTGCCGCCAAACCCATTCCCTTTGCCGAAGACACCTGCGTACCACCGGAGCATCTGGCGGATTATATCGTTGAGTTTCGCGCACTGCTGGACAGCCACGGCCTGAGCTATGGCATGTTCGGACACGTCGACGCCGGGGTACTGCATGTGCGTCCGGCACTGGACATGTGTGACCCCCAGCAGGAGATGCTGATGAAAGCGATCTCCGACGATGTCGTGGCCCTGACCGCCAAATATGGTGGTCTGCTGTGGGGTGAACACGGTAAGGGGTTCCGTGCGGAGTACAGCCCGGCTTTCTTCGGTGAACAACTCTACGGTGAGCTGCGCAAGGTCAAAGCGGTATTCGACCCTGATAACCGCCTCAACCCGGGTAAAATTTGCCCGCCAGAGGGGGTTGACGCGCCGATGTTACGGGTGGATTCCGTCAAACGCGGCACCTGGGACAGACAAATTCCGGTTGCGGTACGCACCTCCTGGCGCGGTGCAATGGAGTGTAATGGCAACGGCCTGTGCTTTAACTTTGACGTGAAAAGCCCGATGTGCCCGTCGATGAAAATGACCAGCAACCGCATTCACTCCCCAAAGGGGCGAGCAACGCTGGTGCGCGAATGGCTGCGTTTGTTGGCCGATCGTGGGGTGGATCCACTGAAACTGGAGCAGGAACTGCCGGAGAAAGGTGCCAGCCTGCGTTCGCTTATCGAACGTACCCGCAACAGCTGGCATGCAAGCAAGGGCGAGTACGACTTCTCGCATGAAGTGAAAGAGGCAATGTCCGGCTGCCTGGCCTGTAAGGCGTGTTCGACCCAGTGCCCAATTAAAATCGACGTGCCGGAGTTCCGTTCCCGCTTCCTGCAGCTTTACCACACGCGCTATCTGCGCCCGATGCGTGACCACCTGGTGGCAACGGTGGAAAGCTACGCGCCGCTGATGGCGAGAGCGCCGAAGACCTTTAACTTCTTTATCAATCAGCCGCTGGTGCGCAAGCTCTCCGAAAAACATATCGGGATGGTGGATCTGCCGCTGTTGTCGACGCCATCCTTGCAACGCCAGCTGGTTGGACACCGCTCGGCGAACATGACGCTGGAGCAACTTGAAGCGTTAAGCCCGGAGCAGAAAGCCCGCGTGGTGCTGGTGGTGCAGGATCCGTTTACCAGTTACTACGATGCTCAGGTGGTGGCTGACTTTGTACGCCTGGCTGAAAAGCTGGATTATCAGCCAGTGGTGCTGCCGTTCTCGCCAAACGGCAAGGCGCAGCACATTAAAGGTTTCCTGACCCGCTTTGCCAAAACGGCCCGGAAAACCGCAGATTTCTTAAATCGTGTTGCGCAACTGGGCATGCCAATGGTCGGTGTCGATCCGGCGCTGGTGCTGTGCTACCGGGATGAGTACAAACAGACGCTGGGCGAAAAACGCGGCGATTTCCACGTCATGCTGGTGCACGAATGGCTACCAGCCGCACTACAGGGGATGACCACGGCAGATGTGCGCGGTGAGTCATGGTATCTTTTTGGCCACTGTACCGAAGTGACCGCTTTGCCAGGGGCTCCTGCCCAGTGGGCCTCTATTTTCGCCCGTTTTGGCGCGAAACTGGAGAACGTCAGCGTCGGCTGCTGCGGTATGGCCGGTACTTACGGGCATGAAGTGAAAAACCATGCAACGTCGTTGGGGATCTACGAGTTGTCGTGGCATCAGGCGATGCAGCGCTTACCGCGAAATCGTTGTCTGGCGACGGGCTACTCGTGCCGCAGCCAGGTAAAACGCGTCGAAGGTAACGGCGTGCGCCATCCATTACAGGCTTTACTGGAGATTATCGGATGA
- a CDS encoding phosphoenolpyruvate synthase, with amino-acid sequence MSNNGSSPLVLWYNQLGMNDVDRVGGKNASLGEMITNLSGMGVSVPNGFATTADAFNLFLDQSGVNQRIYNLLDKTDIDDVTELAKAGAQIRQWIIDTPFQPELEKAIHDAYNQLSADDAQASFAVRSSATAEDMPDASFAGQQETFLNVQGYDAVLVAVKHVFASLFNDRAISYRVHQGYDHRGVALSAGVQRMVRSDVGSSGVMFSIDTESGFDQVVFITSAWGLGEMVVQGAVNPDEFYVHKPTLAANRPAVVRRTMGSKKIRMIYAPTQEHGKQVKIEDVPQEQCDRFSLTDAEVQELAKQAVQIEKHYGRPMDIEWAKDGNTGKLFIVQARPETVRSRGQVMERYTLHAQGRIVAEGRAIGHRIGAGPVKVIHDISEMNRIQPGDVLVTDMTDPDWEPIMKKAAAIVTNRGGRTCHAAIIARELGIPAVVGCGDATERMKDDEKVTVSCAEGDTGYVYADILDFSVKSSSVDTMPDLPLKIMMNVGNPDRAFDFACLPNEGVGLARLEFIINRMIGVHPRALLEFDDQDAKLQSEIREMMKGYDSPKEFYVGRLTEGIATLGAAFYPKRVIVRLSDFKSNEYANLVGGERYEPEEENPMLGFRGAGRYVSDSFRDCFALECDAVKRVRNDMGLTNVEIMIPFVRTVDQAKAVVDELARQGLKRGENGLKIIMMCEIPSNALLAEQFLEHFDGFSIGSNDMTQLTLGLDRDSGVVSELFDERNEAVKALLSMSIRAAKKQGKYVGICGQGPSDHEDFAAWLMEEGIDSLSLNPDTVVQTWLSLAELNK; translated from the coding sequence ATGTCCAACAATGGCTCGTCACCGCTGGTGCTTTGGTATAACCAACTCGGCATGAATGATGTAGACAGAGTTGGGGGCAAAAATGCCTCCCTGGGTGAAATGATTACAAATCTGTCGGGTATGGGTGTCTCCGTACCGAACGGGTTTGCCACAACTGCCGATGCGTTTAACCTGTTTTTAGACCAGAGTGGCGTAAACCAGCGCATTTACAACCTGCTGGATAAAACGGATATTGATGACGTCACCGAGCTTGCGAAAGCCGGGGCGCAAATCCGCCAGTGGATTATCGACACACCTTTCCAGCCGGAACTGGAAAAAGCCATTCACGATGCGTACAACCAGCTCTCCGCTGATGATGCGCAGGCGTCGTTTGCCGTACGTTCTTCTGCCACCGCAGAAGACATGCCGGATGCTTCGTTCGCCGGACAGCAGGAAACCTTCCTGAACGTTCAGGGTTATGATGCCGTACTGGTAGCGGTGAAGCATGTGTTTGCTTCCCTGTTTAATGACCGCGCTATCTCCTATCGTGTGCATCAGGGCTACGACCACCGCGGCGTTGCGTTGTCCGCAGGTGTGCAGCGCATGGTGCGTTCCGACGTAGGGTCTTCCGGCGTGATGTTCTCCATTGATACCGAATCCGGTTTCGACCAGGTGGTATTTATCACTTCCGCGTGGGGTCTGGGTGAGATGGTTGTGCAAGGGGCGGTTAACCCTGACGAATTCTATGTTCACAAACCGACGCTTGCGGCAAACCGTCCGGCGGTGGTTCGCCGTACGATGGGTTCGAAAAAAATCCGCATGATCTATGCCCCGACGCAGGAGCATGGCAAGCAGGTTAAAATTGAAGATGTGCCGCAGGAGCAGTGTGACCGCTTCTCGTTGACCGATGCCGAAGTGCAGGAGCTGGCGAAACAGGCGGTACAGATCGAAAAACATTACGGCCGTCCGATGGATATCGAATGGGCGAAAGACGGTAACACCGGCAAACTGTTTATCGTGCAGGCACGCCCGGAAACCGTCCGCTCGCGCGGTCAGGTGATGGAGCGTTATACGCTGCACGCGCAGGGCAGAATTGTGGCTGAAGGCCGTGCTATCGGTCACCGCATCGGTGCGGGCCCGGTCAAAGTGATCCACGACATCAGCGAGATGAACCGCATTCAGCCGGGCGACGTGCTGGTAACCGACATGACCGACCCGGACTGGGAACCGATCATGAAGAAAGCTGCGGCAATCGTCACTAACCGTGGCGGCCGTACCTGCCACGCCGCAATCATCGCCCGTGAATTAGGTATTCCGGCCGTTGTTGGCTGTGGTGATGCAACCGAACGCATGAAGGACGACGAAAAAGTGACCGTCTCCTGTGCCGAAGGTGATACCGGCTACGTCTATGCCGATATCCTGGACTTCAGCGTGAAAAGCTCCAGCGTGGATACCATGCCGGATCTGCCGCTGAAGATCATGATGAACGTCGGTAACCCGGACAGAGCGTTTGACTTCGCCTGCCTGCCGAACGAAGGCGTAGGGCTGGCGCGTCTGGAATTTATCATCAACCGTATGATCGGGGTACACCCGCGCGCACTGCTGGAGTTTGACGACCAGGATGCGAAGCTGCAAAGCGAAATCCGCGAGATGATGAAAGGCTACGACTCACCGAAAGAGTTCTACGTTGGTCGTCTGACCGAAGGGATCGCGACACTGGGTGCTGCGTTCTATCCGAAACGCGTGATCGTGCGTCTGTCGGACTTTAAATCTAACGAATATGCCAACCTGGTGGGCGGTGAGCGTTACGAGCCGGAAGAAGAGAACCCGATGCTGGGCTTCCGCGGTGCCGGACGTTATGTCTCCGACAGCTTCCGCGACTGTTTTGCGCTGGAGTGCGACGCGGTAAAACGCGTGCGCAACGACATGGGGCTGACCAACGTTGAGATTATGATCCCGTTCGTGCGTACCGTGGATCAGGCGAAAGCCGTGGTTGACGAACTGGCGCGCCAGGGTCTGAAGCGCGGCGAAAATGGGCTGAAGATCATCATGATGTGTGAGATCCCGTCCAACGCCCTGCTGGCTGAGCAGTTCCTGGAGCACTTCGACGGCTTCTCCATCGGCTCCAACGATATGACACAGCTAACGCTGGGTCTGGATCGCGATTCTGGCGTCGTCTCTGAGCTGTTCGATGAACGTAACGAGGCGGTCAAAGCGCTGCTGTCGATGTCCATCCGTGCGGCGAAGAAACAGGGCAAATATGTCGGGATTTGTGGTCAGGGGCCTTCCGACCATGAAGACTTTGCCGCCTGGCTGATGGAAGAGGGGATTGATAGTCTGTCCCTGAACCCGGACACCGTGGTGCAAACCTGGTTGAGCCTGGCTGAGCTGAACAAGTAA